A stretch of DNA from Verrucomicrobiota bacterium:
AAGACCTCCACCTACCTGCTGCATAAATGGCCCAATAACACTGACACCGCCCCGCAAAGTCCAACCGCGGTTGTCAGCATCGTGCAAATTATATTTTACAAACAGACTGCCATTATAATCCGGGCTGTGGCGTATGGGCCTGCTTCCTCCCGTAATAGGCTGGGAAGTATCCAAGGTTCCATAAGCAAAATTAACATCCAACTTGTTCGTGATTTTCCCGTTTGCAGAAAATTCAATACCCGAACCTTTATCTCCGTTGGTCACAAATCTCCTCAATGCTGAAAACACCGGTTGTCCTAATGTATCTGGAGCTTGAGAAGTGGTATCCACACGGTCATTGCCTGAACGCCCCGTTGTGATGATCTCATAATAAGAGAGGGTTAAAGTAACACGCTGATCCATTACAAAACTTTTAAAACCAAACTCCGTTAACTCCGTCGATGGAGAAAGAGTAATCATCTCTAGCAAGCGAGGATCGCCGGCAGGTAAGTCGCTCCAAACTATACTCGTACGGCTTGGATCGTTTTGAGTACTCTTAATGCCATACACGGAAAAGTTATCGGTAAACATAAAAGTAGCCGCTGCCCGCCAGGAATCAACCGTATTCTTGGTTTTTGTCGATTGCGTACCATTTAAATAGTTTTTACTGTATGACTCGCCGGTATCTTCTCTATAACCTCCGGTGAGCAAAAGCCTGTCATCAAACAGATTCACATCCTGCTGAATATAGTAACCGAATTCCTCGTAGAAAGATTCGCGATTGCGAGACTGACTGGCGGATGTGGCCTCAACATGCCGTCCATCCCAGGCTCTTTCCGGATCTTTTAAATTAATAAAGGAATATCGAGTCGGAATCCGGCTGGAAAGGTTTATGTCTTTCGAATTCCGCTCCTCCCAGGCATACCCAACCAAGGTGGCAAAATTAGCAAAACCTTCGCCATAGGTCATGTTCAGATCTCCCTGAAGGTTGGTTCTGTAATGCGTGTCCATTCCAGATCCATGTTGTACAGGTATATAAACGCCGCTGGTATCAAAAGCCACTTCCGGAATTGCTTTGAATGCAGCTGGTATGTTCCCGATGGGTGCCGGTATATTACTCTCCGCATCCCACCAGTCTTGATCAGAGGTCGACTTCAGCAAACTGGCTGACTGCCGGTATTGAATCGCGTCGTTAAATTTGTGGGTGGCGATAAAAATGCCTGAAGCCAGGGTATCGTGGGTACCTCTTTGCGGTCCACCAATATTGAAATTTTCCGGAAGGTTTAAAGCGGTAATCGGATCAGTAGGGTCACCAATGAGGGGGATTTCCCGGCGATAAAGTGCTGGAATCCATGCAAATCCGTGACCAGGTGCCCGAGCTGGTGCATCGACATCCATGAACTCACCAAGAACAAAAAGCTCGGTGTTGTCTGAAATAACCCAACGCAACGAGGGGTAAATAGCAGCCGTTTTAAATTCAGCAAAATCAAAAAAATGATCATGATTGTCATAGACAGCTGCAACGCGGCCATAGAGTCCTTTTTCCTCACTTAGAGTTAAATTCTTGTCTATGGTGAATCGAACGCCGGTCTTACCATTCTTTCCGGAATTGTAGCCAAAGGATACATCATTTATTTCCGCACCCGGAATGGGTTTTTTGAGGACAAAATTGATAAAACCGGATTCAGTACCTCTACCCTGCACTGCGGACGCCGGACCCTTAATGATTTCCATTCTTTCGTAGCCATGCATATCCCTGCGATATGTACCAGTCTCAATTCCTTCGGTAAAGGATGAGCCGTTAGCGAAGCCACGAATGAGGATATTGTTGGGTCCCGTACCAGCAGAACTGTTTCGCACTTGCACATTTGACACATAGACGAACGCCTCATCCATAAGACGCGCTGATGTATCCTGCAAAAACTCTTGGGTCACGATTTCCACTGTCTGAGGAAGTTCAATAATAGTCCGGTTGGTACGTGTAAGGACATTTGTTCTTGTTGGCTGATAGCCGACGTTACCTGCATCCGTCATGACGGTAAAAGGATCAAGTTCGTAGACCTTTTCACTTTCATTTTGGGCAAATACGGGGGCAATGAATGGCATAATAATCGTAACAAGCACGATGCCACACAGTAATTGAGAATACACAGTTTTCATAACTTATAGTAGTTCTAGAGGTTTTATTTTGGGTTTGGAGCTGATTGATTGAAGTATGAATCTTTTATGCTATATCCTTATAGCTATTAAAGTTGATATAGATATATAGCACTTTAGTATTGTCAAGCGGTTTTTTCTTCCGTTTTGGTTCTAATCTCCATCCCTATTGAGATTCTTTTATTCAAAAGTTAGCATTCCCATCACATTGATGATTGTTTTGCTGAGATCTCTTGCTAACTTGAAAGGCATAATGCTCGCCCAGGTAGGATAATTACTGACTCGTGTAGATGCCCAAAACTAAAAAATCTGTCACCCTAAAAGATATTGCTTCCAAAGCTGGAGTTTCTCCGGGTGCGGTTTCCTTTGTGCTGAATAACACCCACAAGAAACGCAGAATATCCAAACCAACCGTGGATCGCGTTCTCAAGATTGCCAGAGAGTTGGGTTACGTTCCGAATATAGCCGCTCGAAATTTAAGAACCGTGGGACCCAATAATAATACCCTGGTTCTTGCGATTGTGACTTCATCTCAAAGTCCCCTCCACCTGGTGAGCCATATTTTTGAAGGCCTTCAACGCTGCATACGGAACCAGGAGTCTAATAGACACTATGTCATCAATATCGTCACCTTTGAACCAGGTCACATGCAGAATACGCCTGGATTCCTCGACGGAACGTTCTTCAATGCGGCCATCATTACAAACACCCAACAGGCGGATGATGAATTTCTATCCCAAACGGAGCTGCCCTACCCTTCGGTGGTTATTGGAAGAACAATACCAGGCTACTCCTGCTTTGTCCCTTCTTTAAATGCCGGCAAAGTTGCAGCCGATGCATTGATCGAATCAGGAGTAAAACATCCGGCTTTGCTCTGTGAGAAAATGCTGACTCAAGCCACAGAAAACCGTGTGCACCAATTCACAGAAACCATAGAAACGGCTCTAAATAAAAAACCACTGGTCATACAAAGCATCCTGCAAGATGAAGATTCCGCATACAAGGCCGTGCTAAAAGCACTGGAAACAGGTAATAAGTTTGATGGTTTATTTGCCGTCCATGATAGCTTGGCAACGGGTGCCTACTTGGCCTTAAAAGATAAAGGAATACTAATTCCCAAAGGAGTCAAAGTTGTGGGCATAGGTGATAGTGAAATCGCTCCCTTTCTTGATCCTCCTTTAAGTTGTGCCGGGGCGGAAGAAAGCAGCGTATACGAAAAAGCGGCGGCCCTTATGCTGGAACTCATCAATAACCCAGCTTTGGAACCGAAAGTACTTCAAACCAGGGCTCGGTACATTAAGCGGGGATCTGTTTAAATACCATCCGGATGGCGGTGAACTAAACACGGCTCCTATTCCACGATCATCTCGCCCTTCATAATAAACCAGTGACCTGGAAAGGTGCAGATGTAAGGGTAAACTCCGGGCGTAGTGGGCGCGTTGAAACGCAGAACTTCGGCTTCATCCGGACCCAGTAGCTTGGTGTGATGAATAATCCCGGGAAGATTCGGAATAAATCCTTTATCCACACCGCTGGGATCTTTCGCCATTTCATTGGCCGCCATGCCAATGGCCTCGTTCATTCCTGGTTCTATAATAACAAGGTTATGTTGCGTGGCATCGGGATTGGTAAACAGTAATCGCACGGGCTGCCCCGCTTTCACCGTGAACTTATCCACCGTAAACAGCATGCGCTCCGCGATGGTTGAGATCTCGATAGTAAACAGGTCGTTCTGTCTATCGAATCCCGCAGCACTCGCATTTCCCGCTAAAAGTATATCCGCCTTAGTATTTCCCTTATCCCAGTTGTCGTAAAAATCACCCAGTGCCCTTGCTTGGGATTTATTGACCACTGAGTCTGGTCCCTGCCAATACCGTAGTAAAGCTTCCGAACCAATGGCACAACGCAGCGCGAAACTTAGGTGCTCCTGTTTGGGGAACTTTAAAATATCAAGAATGGCCACCAGCGCGTCCGCGGTGCCAAGGTAGCTTGCTGAGTTGGCGGCTTCCATTCGAACAATCCCGTTCAGGTCATTCGCGGCTTTTGCAAGGAGCTCAGTTGCTCGAGTCAGGGACAAACCGTTCTTGGCCATTCCAGGATTGTGCGGAATTCCTTGCGCCCCTTCTGTATAGCGCAATTGCCGAGTCGCCGCTGCCCGAGCATGATGGTTTTCGCTATACAGCAACTCTTCCAACAATATCGGGCGGCTTGCTCCTACACTCCGGTAAAGCCAGAGCGCCTCCACTTGGTGATGCCTATACCTCTCATCAGACGGATCCAGGTTTTTCACCCAGCTGTCCAAAGCCTTTACGACTGCGTCCGGAGAGTGTCTGTCTCTTAACTCCCGCTTGGTCCAGTAGCGGTAGCGATACTCGTTGCGTTTTAAATTGTCCAGAAGCTGATCCAACGAAGCGCCGGCAATTTTTGGGGGATCCTGGAGCTTGGCGCCCTTGGGAACTATCCGCCAGATACGACCGCTCTCCCGGTCGCGGCGGGGATCGCGCAAGGAGTATTGGGCATGCCCCTTGACCGGGTTATACCAGTCGCAGACATACATGGCCCCGCGCGGTCCGTATTTCAGGTCCACAGGAATAAAGCTGAGGTTTTCCGAAAAGATCAGATCCGAAACATACTCCTCTTCAAAGTGATCATCCTTCTCTACCCACTTGTGAATTTCGACTCGATTGGTCGGTTTGTAACGCACCTTCACAAAACCACCCTGCATCTCTTCAGGCCACATCGGGTAGTCCACAAACTCGTGTCCACACACTCCCGAATAGGCGGGGATGCCGGAAGCCTTGGGATGCTGTTCAGGAAAAACGGGGTTGGTTGCGTGAAATGCTGACGCAAAAATTGGGTGACTGGCCACGTGGTGACCCCAATCAGAAAAAGTTACTCCCCAGGGATTCGTATTTGGATAACTGCCAAAAGTAATCAAACCCTGGCTTGCCGGAGAATACCTGAACCAGGCCGAGTTTGCCGCACGAATGGGACCATAGGGAGTTTCCACCTGGGAGTTGTGAAAAATCGATTCCCGAAAGATGAGGTCACCATCGGGAGACCAGACAAAGTCGTGCAACGCGTGATGGGAATCCTCACAGCCAAATCCCGTAAACACGTGCTCGCGCGAGTCCGCCTTACCATCGCCATCGCTGTCATAGATGTAGCTCAGGTGAGGCTCTTCGGAA
This window harbors:
- a CDS encoding LacI family DNA-binding transcriptional regulator, with amino-acid sequence MPKTKKSVTLKDIASKAGVSPGAVSFVLNNTHKKRRISKPTVDRVLKIARELGYVPNIAARNLRTVGPNNNTLVLAIVTSSQSPLHLVSHIFEGLQRCIRNQESNRHYVINIVTFEPGHMQNTPGFLDGTFFNAAIITNTQQADDEFLSQTELPYPSVVIGRTIPGYSCFVPSLNAGKVAADALIESGVKHPALLCEKMLTQATENRVHQFTETIETALNKKPLVIQSILQDEDSAYKAVLKALETGNKFDGLFAVHDSLATGAYLALKDKGILIPKGVKVVGIGDSEIAPFLDPPLSCAGAEESSVYEKAAALMLELINNPALEPKVLQTRARYIKRGSV
- a CDS encoding GDSL-type esterase/lipase family protein, translating into MNPVTLKPVLLALSVCCIAAISTISYFAVQTSALAVVVQEIPIQGGQQPEEVLEKAKKIQDAKNTNTGKPDPPMDPALAQYGIYASEAPNAVITHPLATQLPLKLKKKERIAFIGNTLLDRAQEFGHFESLLQLRHSEHELVIRNFAWSADEIDLQPRPLNFATVEQHLAREQVDVVFAAFGFNESFDGFEALESFQERLAKGLLELKSRAYNGVGAPRVVLISPIANENTTSVPAATLNNTRLAVYTKAMEEVAGRMQVGFANVFEGTQKAMADPNSDLTINGVHLNDAGYDVFSKVLFEAVFAETAPKSTEELRAAVVDKNRQYFRRYRPLNTYYYTGARNEEHGYLDFLPAMRNLEIMTANRDRRIWEIAKGKRFGNTPVDDSNVPVLDEVIESRGANEWMSPADELKAFRIDPRFEVNLFASEEEFPEIACPITMQWDARGRLWVSCSTTYPHVYPGEEPRDKIVILEDTDWDGKADKSTVWADDLNIPLSFELYKDGIIVSEEPHLSYIYDSDGDGKADSREHVFTGFGCEDSHHALHDFVWSPDGDLIFRESIFHNSQVETPYGPIRAANSAWFRYSPASQGLITFGSYPNTNPWGVTFSDWGHHVASHPIFASAFHATNPVFPEQHPKASGIPAYSGVCGHEFVDYPMWPEEMQGGFVKVRYKPTNRVEIHKWVEKDDHFEEEYVSDLIFSENLSFIPVDLKYGPRGAMYVCDWYNPVKGHAQYSLRDPRRDRESGRIWRIVPKGAKLQDPPKIAGASLDQLLDNLKRNEYRYRYWTKRELRDRHSPDAVVKALDSWVKNLDPSDERYRHHQVEALWLYRSVGASRPILLEELLYSENHHARAAATRQLRYTEGAQGIPHNPGMAKNGLSLTRATELLAKAANDLNGIVRMEAANSASYLGTADALVAILDILKFPKQEHLSFALRCAIGSEALLRYWQGPDSVVNKSQARALGDFYDNWDKGNTKADILLAGNASAAGFDRQNDLFTIEISTIAERMLFTVDKFTVKAGQPVRLLFTNPDATQHNLVIIEPGMNEAIGMAANEMAKDPSGVDKGFIPNLPGIIHHTKLLGPDEAEVLRFNAPTTPGVYPYICTFPGHWFIMKGEMIVE
- a CDS encoding TonB-dependent receptor, whose protein sequence is MKTVYSQLLCGIVLVTIIMPFIAPVFAQNESEKVYELDPFTVMTDAGNVGYQPTRTNVLTRTNRTIIELPQTVEIVTQEFLQDTSARLMDEAFVYVSNVQVRNSSAGTGPNNILIRGFANGSSFTEGIETGTYRRDMHGYERMEIIKGPASAVQGRGTESGFINFVLKKPIPGAEINDVSFGYNSGKNGKTGVRFTIDKNLTLSEEKGLYGRVAAVYDNHDHFFDFAEFKTAAIYPSLRWVISDNTELFVLGEFMDVDAPARAPGHGFAWIPALYRREIPLIGDPTDPITALNLPENFNIGGPQRGTHDTLASGIFIATHKFNDAIQYRQSASLLKSTSDQDWWDAESNIPAPIGNIPAAFKAIPEVAFDTSGVYIPVQHGSGMDTHYRTNLQGDLNMTYGEGFANFATLVGYAWEERNSKDINLSSRIPTRYSFINLKDPERAWDGRHVEATSASQSRNRESFYEEFGYYIQQDVNLFDDRLLLTGGYREDTGESYSKNYLNGTQSTKTKNTVDSWRAAATFMFTDNFSVYGIKSTQNDPSRTSIVWSDLPAGDPRLLEMITLSPSTELTEFGFKSFVMDQRVTLTLSYYEIITTGRSGNDRVDTTSQAPDTLGQPVFSALRRFVTNGDKGSGIEFSANGKITNKLDVNFAYGTLDTSQPITGGSRPIRHSPDYNGSLFVKYNLHDADNRGWTLRGGVSVIGPFMQQVGGGLGDAGRIQMDGSQHRFDFGAAYQVNDNLSFDIMLKNATNEPYIVTRTNRPRDIRFTVRSSF